One genomic segment of Brevibacillus laterosporus LMG 15441 includes these proteins:
- a CDS encoding SH3 domain-containing protein produces the protein MNFLVGKNRRSRNSFPFFVPMIKKNNRDVTNRSTFDQVIQSASRSLHAYKQVDIQGDWLLALLEKYASSQIKRSIRNKDLDTFIMQAKAYRQISDVLPADSESISLLDQHLASQLKQAERYTKANQFEKARDLYQKLSDLQDTSKLVTELEDRWIKYDPIRLLKEKYPDKSFGFVLTGEKRWGSVVYTAGISEEDQHLHLAAKMPDDHSVLYLEGSFHTDTKLKNLNISDTLISKETPILIVETTGKNRLSTYYGFVPDLSKKDWVKLFEVEADGFTVEGTGSVILENAEGKGEKEIAAFKLEDNGLVYEEKIRDYLSPSPETEPDVDSDTVTDEKAASGAEETTPHDNEPAFPSKNDERGNGSSEDSIKVYAGPGEEYGVIGQIKKGSPIEGIADQNGWYQIQFNGNSGWVRSDPSP, from the coding sequence ATGAATTTTTTGGTGGGGAAAAACAGAAGAAGCAGGAACTCATTTCCCTTTTTCGTTCCTATGATCAAAAAAAATAATAGGGATGTAACAAACAGAAGTACCTTCGACCAGGTAATTCAATCAGCCTCCAGAAGCTTACATGCCTATAAGCAAGTAGATATACAAGGTGATTGGTTACTTGCTTTACTAGAAAAGTATGCTAGCTCCCAGATCAAACGCTCGATTCGCAATAAGGACCTAGACACATTTATCATGCAGGCAAAGGCTTACCGTCAGATTAGTGACGTGCTGCCTGCTGATTCGGAGTCCATCAGCCTTCTTGATCAACATCTCGCCTCTCAGCTAAAGCAAGCGGAGCGTTACACAAAAGCAAACCAGTTTGAAAAGGCACGTGACCTGTATCAAAAGCTAAGCGATCTTCAGGATACATCCAAGCTCGTAACAGAATTAGAAGACCGCTGGATCAAGTATGATCCAATTCGCCTATTGAAAGAAAAATATCCAGATAAATCGTTTGGATTCGTCCTCACAGGAGAGAAGCGTTGGGGGTCTGTCGTTTATACAGCCGGTATTTCAGAGGAAGATCAACATCTTCATTTGGCAGCAAAAATGCCGGATGATCATTCTGTTCTGTACTTAGAGGGATCTTTTCATACGGACACAAAGCTCAAAAATCTCAATATCTCAGATACATTGATTAGTAAAGAAACCCCCATCCTCATTGTGGAAACAACGGGTAAAAACCGTCTCTCTACATACTATGGATTTGTTCCCGATTTATCCAAAAAAGATTGGGTGAAGCTATTTGAGGTAGAGGCAGATGGATTTACAGTGGAAGGCACAGGCTCCGTCATTCTAGAAAATGCCGAGGGCAAAGGGGAAAAGGAAATAGCAGCCTTTAAGCTAGAGGATAATGGTCTTGTCTATGAGGAAAAGATAAGGGATTATCTATCACCGTCCCCCGAAACTGAGCCTGATGTAGATTCAGATACAGTAACAGATGAGAAAGCCGCGTCGGGAGCAGAAGAAACCACCCCACACGATAATGAACCAGCCTTTCCTTCCAAAAATGACGAGAGGGGAAATGGCTCGTCCGAGGATTCCATCAAGGTTTATGCAGGCCCAGGTGAAGAATATGGTGTAATTGGCCAGATTAAAAAGGGTAGCCCAATTGAGGGCATAGCTGATCAAAACGGTTGGTACCAAATCCAATTTAATGGAAATTCTGGCTGGGTTCGTTCTGACCCTTCACCGTAA
- a CDS encoding methyl-accepting chemotaxis protein, which produces MRIFQNLKIRTKLLLIILTSILSFVALSSLGYNGLKKGDEAALSMYEDCLLPIQWLGDLESNFFRVHMNVVEYMITTDEKRNNELDKIIKELRVENDDLIKKLESTRIPVEEKELYEGFSTSFNNLRELTSKAISLASQNKNAEAYTYYLAELQPSRTDAIVSLQKLLTYLQEKADKIQTENYQEANFTILMFGIVALLVVIFISMIGYIISKSIKHPIDLLEADMKQVAQGDLTIRTSYESKDEMGSIVSSFNKMLENLQQLMGKVQAATNTVMVSTDNMLHETQNVSAISSNAVVTIDEMNQQVQGQMLSIQESAKAMDEMSTGVQRVAESSSTVAELAITTVEQAREGSQVVQQFITQMDTIHNSVEETSAVIGRLLENTQQIDKALLSITDIAEQTNLLALNAAIEAARAGEFGRGFSVVADEVRKLAEESKQSASEINHLITYIQQDSKDAVHVMEKGQQEAKQGIITANEAGKAFNTIVEEINEITYQIQEVSATTEEMSAGTEEINASLAEISSTATQVAGSTNETVQSIQDQSASTNEMANHSMKMNETVKELEKLLSQFKIQN; this is translated from the coding sequence ATGCGGATATTTCAAAACTTAAAAATAAGAACGAAATTATTACTCATCATTCTAACGTCTATCTTATCTTTTGTAGCTTTATCGTCATTAGGGTACAACGGATTAAAAAAAGGGGACGAAGCTGCCTTAAGCATGTATGAGGATTGTTTACTTCCTATTCAGTGGTTAGGAGATTTAGAATCGAATTTTTTTAGGGTTCATATGAATGTTGTGGAATATATGATTACCACTGATGAAAAAAGGAACAACGAACTTGATAAAATCATCAAGGAATTACGCGTAGAGAATGATGATTTAATCAAAAAATTGGAAAGCACTCGTATTCCAGTGGAAGAAAAGGAATTATACGAAGGATTTAGTACTAGCTTTAACAATCTGCGTGAACTTACAAGCAAAGCGATTTCATTGGCTAGTCAAAATAAAAATGCAGAAGCGTATACGTATTACCTAGCCGAGCTTCAGCCTTCTCGAACAGATGCCATTGTTTCTCTTCAAAAATTACTGACCTACTTGCAAGAAAAAGCAGATAAAATCCAAACTGAAAATTATCAGGAGGCCAATTTTACTATACTTATGTTTGGTATTGTAGCCTTACTAGTTGTTATCTTTATTAGTATGATAGGCTATATTATCAGTAAATCGATTAAGCATCCTATTGATCTACTAGAAGCAGATATGAAACAAGTAGCTCAAGGAGATTTAACCATTCGCACCTCCTATGAATCAAAAGATGAGATGGGAAGCATCGTCTCCTCTTTCAATAAAATGCTAGAAAATCTTCAGCAGTTGATGGGAAAAGTTCAAGCAGCAACAAACACCGTAATGGTTTCAACAGACAATATGCTACACGAAACACAAAATGTTTCTGCTATCTCTAGTAACGCTGTAGTTACCATTGATGAAATGAACCAACAAGTCCAAGGACAAATGTTAAGTATTCAGGAAAGTGCTAAGGCCATGGATGAAATGTCGACCGGAGTACAGCGAGTGGCCGAATCTTCTTCTACTGTTGCTGAATTAGCAATCACTACAGTGGAACAGGCGAGAGAGGGCAGTCAGGTAGTGCAGCAATTCATTACACAAATGGATACGATTCATAATTCTGTAGAGGAAACATCGGCAGTTATAGGCCGTTTGCTGGAAAATACACAGCAAATTGATAAAGCTTTGTTGTCTATTACCGATATTGCTGAACAGACAAATCTATTGGCGCTAAATGCGGCGATTGAGGCGGCGCGTGCCGGTGAATTTGGAAGAGGTTTCTCTGTAGTTGCAGACGAGGTGAGAAAGCTAGCTGAGGAATCCAAGCAATCGGCAAGTGAAATCAATCATTTGATTACCTATATCCAGCAGGATTCGAAGGATGCTGTTCATGTCATGGAGAAAGGACAGCAAGAGGCAAAACAAGGAATTATTACAGCCAATGAGGCAGGAAAAGCCTTCAATACTATTGTGGAAGAAATAAATGAAATCACGTATCAAATTCAAGAGGTATCTGCAACAACCGAAGAAATGTCAGCAGGAACCGAAGAAATAAATGCGTCGTTAGCAGAAATATCTTCTACTGCTACCCAAGTAGCCGGGTCTACAAATGAAACGGTACAATCAATTCAAGACCAATCGGCTTCTACAAATGAAATGGCTAATCATTCTATGAAAATGAATGAGACAGTTAAGGAACTTGAGAAGCTATTATCTCAATTTAAAATTCAAAACTAA
- a CDS encoding vWA domain-containing protein translates to MLQCKRFFQHILCVGLLLTSLTTGATFGFAQTGGDKMDAVLVVDVSNSMTQSDKNKVSNEAMKMFVDMTSIQGNKIGVIAYTDKIEREKALIEVKSDQDKQQIKAFIDSLQKGAYTDISVGVDEAVKILDAGHDPTHSPIVVLLADGNNFLNKDSNRTQQMSDQKLQDAVQMAKSKGYPIYTIGLNADGQLNRTTLQQIATETNGKFFETSTADKLPQILSEIFANHLKLKVVPVKSMTSNGAFQDVTISIPNTNVLEANISIMSKNAVQVKLFDPSGKAVPVPSNQVHFSKSNAYSMIKMLKPQQGDWKLQVKGAAKDKIDINMIFNYDVQLAMEPIPAKTYKAGDDIQIKAELVSNGQKMTSTDLYKSMKAKLLVNDVTDNKTSEMELTNTGSGFTGTFTIPASHQYEIKVKAEDSSFYRETQPVTVNAANAGATGSQQPPTAPTGEEKPFPWVMTIGGTSGLILLIAIALYVLSMWKKANKGFMGQMAIEIINEDTGEKSSPQYKKLNAFKGKVKLHQLLQLAPEFQETDKIIFLPGKNDTLIIQNKSDCQIEKAGRVLDASKGRELKKNDRIKVSLSGVNKSVFIDYII, encoded by the coding sequence ATGCTTCAATGTAAGAGGTTTTTTCAGCATATATTGTGCGTGGGACTTCTGTTGACTTCTCTAACCACAGGTGCCACGTTTGGTTTTGCACAGACCGGTGGAGATAAAATGGACGCTGTGTTGGTTGTAGACGTCAGCAATTCCATGACCCAAAGTGATAAAAACAAAGTAAGTAACGAAGCAATGAAAATGTTTGTGGATATGACCTCTATTCAGGGGAATAAGATCGGGGTCATCGCATATACGGATAAAATTGAGCGCGAAAAGGCACTGATTGAGGTTAAATCCGATCAAGATAAGCAGCAAATCAAAGCTTTTATTGATAGCTTACAAAAAGGTGCTTACACAGATATTTCTGTAGGGGTCGATGAAGCAGTAAAAATTTTAGATGCAGGACATGACCCGACGCATTCTCCTATCGTTGTGCTGTTAGCAGATGGAAACAACTTTTTAAATAAGGACTCCAATCGCACGCAGCAGATGTCTGATCAAAAATTGCAGGATGCGGTACAAATGGCCAAAAGCAAAGGGTACCCTATCTATACGATAGGACTTAATGCTGATGGACAATTGAACAGAACAACTTTGCAACAGATCGCGACAGAAACGAATGGCAAGTTCTTTGAAACAAGTACGGCTGACAAGTTACCCCAAATTCTAAGCGAGATTTTTGCTAATCATCTGAAGCTGAAGGTTGTTCCTGTGAAAAGCATGACTTCAAACGGAGCCTTTCAGGACGTAACAATCTCGATACCTAACACCAATGTATTGGAAGCAAATATTTCGATCATGTCGAAGAATGCTGTACAGGTAAAGCTGTTTGATCCATCTGGCAAGGCAGTACCGGTTCCGTCTAATCAGGTTCATTTCTCGAAATCAAATGCATATTCCATGATTAAAATGCTAAAACCCCAGCAGGGAGATTGGAAGCTACAGGTCAAAGGAGCAGCCAAGGATAAGATTGATATCAACATGATCTTTAACTATGACGTGCAGCTCGCAATGGAACCGATCCCTGCTAAGACATATAAAGCTGGCGATGATATCCAAATTAAAGCAGAACTAGTTAGTAATGGACAAAAAATGACTAGCACTGATCTTTACAAAAGCATGAAGGCAAAGCTGCTCGTGAACGATGTAACAGACAACAAAACAAGTGAAATGGAACTAACGAATACAGGTAGTGGATTTACAGGAACCTTTACTATCCCAGCTTCCCATCAATACGAGATTAAGGTGAAAGCAGAGGATAGCAGCTTTTATCGAGAAACACAGCCTGTTACTGTGAATGCAGCAAATGCAGGGGCAACGGGGTCACAGCAACCTCCAACTGCCCCAACAGGAGAAGAAAAGCCTTTTCCGTGGGTCATGACGATTGGTGGTACTTCGGGTCTGATTTTACTTATTGCGATTGCGTTATATGTACTGTCCATGTGGAAAAAGGCAAACAAAGGATTTATGGGACAAATGGCTATCGAAATTATCAATGAGGATACAGGCGAAAAGTCGAGTCCACAGTATAAAAAACTAAATGCCTTTAAAGGAAAGGTTAAATTGCATCAATTGTTGCAGCTTGCCCCAGAGTTTCAGGAGACAGACAAAATCATTTTTCTACCAGGCAAAAATGACACGCTTATCATTCAAAACAAATCTGATTGTCAGATTGAAAAGGCTGGAAGAGTACTAGATGCAAGTAAAGGAAGGGAATTAAAAAAGAACGATCGAATCAAGGTATCCCTTTCTGGTGTAAACAAATCAGTCTTTATTGACTACATCATCTAG
- a CDS encoding tubulin-like doman-containing protein, producing the protein MRAVVREHIQQLDVSLGGGIVSEKIRVDTIDNPMLVIGLGGTGIDALLRLKYQVNRRFKLPVDSLSKKRKEKPDNIEFVAFETNEHDRNKRYKGIGLDPISEFVLLSNPEIGGVLQNRSILEPYITDWLSPELTITDGISGASGVRQAGRLLLFTKITQVVQTLEKKIKMLTEGTNKKLIVFILTGISGGTGSGCFMDIAYIVRGILEREFGSAGVDKVNSLGYLFTPDVNLSNKSLSSHTRDYIMKNGYAALKELDYWMNADERMDRFKQQYGNALHVSSPMPPFNLCHLISATNLEGKALENAYDYCMNVTAENITNFMASEEKRSGEEFAIHDYISNIRTNINQMPKAYAANYQYNVIGASSAVLPIEEMTTYLAYRLFKKMENMFIAAPTQEDVEKFARKLSIDIDSISKRFEERVPEPIPGYENSERLSYSNVISQQVVSIDHELEQGYLAKAREEYIKCKKQLPGELTTTFGEMITRVFLHAQQGPFFASSLIHSDKGFSLLKMILSYIESLKLNLESFPREIEGARETANEKLGDARSAFISKEKKKNSYLEAKITEYQLLADHEKLEQMIEFYEELYRRLSDENNRIYSVFTEILNTLNQIFEKNGDILINGGEEMDRTGNKTYYWNIVSVPDIAKVIANTIDEKDTDDLIRDFTAELLKRSDHWIKETEVDIVGAISDFLSDKFSHLITTSMEEFLLMKYGQDETLDRIVERKIASKLDEEAIPVFHLSNNLGNMNFPSWGFVSVPLQAPSILKGIKNFQNTSISGSRFTVKESGVKNRIFWLNTKNGVPLFAYTPLKVYEESYERTILEKEGVGRHLVQSDKNNWTYLPSPIPEKSWGETYLNVRVKDYNARIRELFDRAVRFGCIIEKDSENQTSNRYDCIITKPFEITAFLATYKLDNDPSKGSPGEIKRCLAELKGFMEQGLEQEYTKDLFGSINEEMAKENLIRSPELIRLLQQEVRKYEDIESKINELEQIIQSIQGEEELLNRFIEALYTGTICKKGALYVYDKDEEEEAWEPFVNLMKVNKHVEFAIYNQYRNLDGKQMTALQRKASKRSDQMTSSVDTQELLTKLEEITVAFQEAKNELEYDRDDYVNGEDMYRFYKKVWSKVNDMRKTLQ; encoded by the coding sequence ATGAGAGCAGTTGTGAGAGAACATATTCAGCAGTTGGATGTATCTTTAGGCGGGGGAATCGTAAGTGAGAAGATTCGTGTAGATACGATTGATAACCCGATGCTTGTTATTGGTTTAGGTGGAACGGGGATTGATGCGTTGCTCCGTTTAAAATATCAGGTAAACAGACGTTTCAAGCTACCGGTGGATTCTTTATCGAAAAAACGGAAGGAAAAACCGGATAATATTGAGTTTGTCGCCTTTGAAACAAATGAGCATGATCGCAACAAACGTTACAAGGGTATTGGGCTTGATCCTATTTCGGAATTTGTGTTGCTTTCTAATCCGGAGATTGGCGGAGTATTGCAGAATAGAAGCATTTTAGAACCATACATTACGGATTGGCTTTCACCTGAGCTGACAATCACAGATGGAATCAGTGGAGCATCAGGAGTTAGACAGGCGGGGCGGTTGCTGTTATTTACTAAAATTACGCAGGTCGTCCAAACCCTTGAGAAAAAGATTAAGATGCTTACCGAGGGCACCAATAAAAAGCTGATCGTATTTATCTTAACGGGTATCTCAGGCGGAACCGGTAGTGGCTGCTTCATGGATATTGCCTATATTGTTCGCGGTATTTTAGAACGAGAATTTGGCAGTGCAGGAGTCGATAAGGTTAACTCGCTTGGCTATCTGTTTACACCAGATGTTAACTTGTCGAATAAAAGCCTCAGCTCGCATACGCGCGATTACATCATGAAAAATGGTTATGCTGCGTTAAAAGAGCTGGATTATTGGATGAATGCAGACGAACGTATGGATCGCTTTAAGCAGCAATATGGCAACGCCTTACATGTCTCTTCCCCAATGCCTCCATTCAATTTGTGCCACCTTATTTCGGCAACAAATCTTGAGGGTAAAGCATTAGAAAATGCCTACGATTACTGCATGAATGTTACGGCTGAGAATATTACCAACTTCATGGCAAGTGAAGAAAAACGGTCGGGCGAAGAGTTTGCGATTCATGATTATATTAGTAATATTCGTACCAACATTAATCAGATGCCAAAAGCATATGCGGCTAACTACCAATATAACGTCATAGGTGCTTCGTCTGCGGTACTGCCGATTGAAGAGATGACTACATATTTGGCATACCGATTGTTTAAAAAGATGGAGAATATGTTTATCGCCGCTCCTACACAGGAGGATGTAGAAAAATTTGCTCGCAAATTAAGCATCGATATCGACTCGATTTCCAAGAGATTTGAGGAGCGTGTTCCAGAACCAATTCCAGGCTATGAAAATAGTGAGCGTCTCAGCTATAGCAATGTCATTAGCCAACAGGTCGTAAGTATCGATCATGAGCTGGAGCAGGGCTATCTGGCTAAAGCGAGAGAGGAATATATCAAATGTAAAAAACAGCTTCCAGGCGAGCTGACCACTACATTTGGTGAAATGATTACAAGAGTATTTTTACATGCACAGCAAGGGCCGTTTTTTGCTTCGAGTCTGATTCATTCCGATAAGGGCTTTTCCTTGCTTAAAATGATACTCTCTTATATCGAGAGCTTAAAACTAAACCTGGAGAGCTTCCCAAGAGAAATTGAGGGAGCGCGCGAAACAGCTAATGAGAAGCTAGGTGATGCTCGCAGTGCCTTTATCTCAAAGGAAAAGAAGAAAAATAGCTATTTGGAAGCAAAAATCACTGAATACCAGCTTCTTGCAGATCATGAAAAGCTAGAGCAAATGATCGAGTTCTACGAGGAGCTATATCGTCGATTAAGTGATGAAAACAATCGGATTTACAGTGTATTTACGGAGATTTTAAATACGCTCAACCAAATTTTTGAAAAGAACGGTGACATCCTCATCAACGGTGGGGAGGAGATGGATCGTACCGGAAATAAAACGTATTACTGGAATATTGTGAGCGTACCTGATATTGCGAAGGTTATAGCAAACACCATTGATGAAAAGGATACAGATGATTTAATACGTGATTTCACTGCTGAATTGCTGAAGCGCTCCGATCACTGGATCAAGGAAACAGAAGTAGATATCGTCGGTGCTATTTCAGACTTTTTATCCGATAAGTTCAGCCATCTGATTACAACGTCGATGGAAGAGTTTTTGCTGATGAAATACGGGCAGGACGAAACGCTGGATCGTATCGTAGAACGAAAAATAGCTAGTAAATTAGATGAAGAAGCGATTCCAGTTTTCCACCTCAGCAATAATCTGGGTAATATGAATTTCCCTTCATGGGGCTTTGTTTCGGTGCCACTTCAGGCTCCGTCTATTTTGAAGGGGATCAAGAACTTTCAAAATACGTCAATCAGCGGCTCGCGTTTTACAGTGAAGGAGAGCGGAGTAAAAAATCGTATTTTCTGGTTGAATACAAAAAATGGTGTTCCTTTGTTTGCTTATACGCCGCTCAAAGTGTATGAGGAAAGCTATGAACGAACCATTCTTGAAAAAGAAGGTGTTGGTCGTCACTTAGTTCAATCAGACAAGAATAACTGGACGTACCTACCATCTCCTATTCCAGAGAAATCTTGGGGAGAAACATATCTGAATGTACGTGTGAAAGATTACAATGCTAGGATTCGTGAGCTATTTGACAGAGCTGTTCGTTTCGGATGCATCATCGAAAAAGACAGTGAAAATCAAACAAGCAACCGATACGACTGTATCATTACCAAGCCGTTCGAAATCACTGCCTTCTTGGCTACATACAAGCTGGACAATGATCCATCCAAAGGTAGCCCAGGGGAGATTAAGAGATGTCTTGCTGAATTGAAGGGCTTTATGGAACAGGGATTGGAGCAGGAATATACAAAGGATTTGTTTGGCAGCATCAACGAAGAGATGGCCAAGGAAAATTTAATCCGCTCTCCAGAACTGATTCGTCTCCTTCAGCAGGAAGTGCGTAAATACGAAGACATCGAGAGTAAAATCAATGAGTTAGAACAGATCATCCAATCGATTCAAGGTGAGGAAGAGCTGTTAAATCGTTTCATTGAAGCACTATACACAGGTACTATTTGTAAAAAGGGCGCCTTGTATGTGTATGATAAGGACGAGGAAGAAGAGGCTTGGGAGCCTTTCGTCAATCTGATGAAGGTGAACAAGCATGTAGAGTTTGCGATCTACAATCAATATCGCAATTTGGATGGTAAACAAATGACTGCTCTTCAACGCAAAGCGAGTAAACGAAGCGACCAGATGACATCGTCAGTTGATACGCAGGAATTGTTAACGAAGCTAGAGGAAATCACTGTTGCTTTTCAGGAAGCGAAGAACGAGCTTGAGTATGATCGCGATGACTATGTAAACGGGGAAGACATGTATCGTTTTTATAAAAAAGTGTGGTCGAAAGTAAACGATATGCGCAAAACATTACAATAA